A single region of the Cyanobacteria bacterium FACHB-DQ100 genome encodes:
- a CDS encoding DUF4255 domain-containing protein, with translation MLNDLDSTLEELLKRELPPSLVGSEARTPVTISFATPDQEFTKKISLPAIDLFLYDVRENLELRNTEWTVQRQGNGSAARRRPPVRIDCSYLVTVWAKDPADFQTEHRLLGEVMKALLRHPTIPKAVLQGSLSDQDPVPRALTLRPPQLQSLGEFWQAMGGRPKPAMNYTVTLALPVEDEAEQSVPLVMSTQI, from the coding sequence ATGCTCAATGACTTAGACAGCACCCTAGAAGAACTGCTCAAACGAGAATTACCTCCTAGCTTGGTGGGTTCGGAAGCACGGACACCCGTGACGATTAGTTTTGCTACACCCGATCAAGAGTTCACAAAGAAAATCAGTCTACCTGCGATCGATCTTTTTCTTTACGATGTGCGAGAAAATTTGGAGTTGCGAAACACTGAATGGACGGTGCAGCGCCAGGGCAATGGGAGCGCGGCTCGGCGGCGTCCTCCCGTGCGGATCGATTGCTCTTATTTAGTAACAGTTTGGGCAAAAGACCCAGCAGATTTTCAGACCGAACACCGCTTATTGGGGGAAGTAATGAAAGCCCTGCTACGTCACCCTACCATTCCCAAAGCAGTGCTTCAGGGAAGTTTGAGCGATCAAGACCCCGTTCCTAGAGCGCTGACACTGCGCCCACCCCAATTACAAAGCTTAGGAGAATTCTGGCAGGCAATGGGCGGCAGACCCAAACCAGCCATGAACTATACCGTGACGCTCGCGCTTCCGGTTGAAGATGAAGCTGAACAATCTGTGCCTTTAGTCATGAGTACGCAAATTTGA
- a CDS encoding phage tail sheath family protein — protein MVSAYQSPGVYVKEVPSGSAPIAGVGTSTAGFIGVFGAASAPAPAAPTVTTRSIGSREQPTAVGTGTGRKKSFDLPQSEGAEVVTTAGTFGFFVGTTERQDVQLTLQDGKATLTFTGDAPDNKAEITGFFQLKETATPAPAATVATPVSSTLATANQVKLCTNFSEFKKFFGDFSNNAGQNLLAHGVFGFFRNGGTSCYVVWMNQEGEIDQALEQFEAIDDIAIVAAPGITSRTVLTSIAAHCESLGDRVAIFDAPLEVETNGSLDLGLLKPDNQQKVIPDNSDYAALYFPWIQVFDPASRQTIYAPPSGHIAGVYARVDAERGVFKAPANETVLGAVGLKYDISRSKQDKLNPQGINCIRSLNGNIRIWGARTLGGDGNTEFKYINIRRLFNYLRESIDEGTQWAVFEPNAPDLWAKIRRNINAFLLIAWQEGALFGNTPEQAFYVKCDEETNPPEIRDAGQVVTEIGVAVVKPAEFVIFKLSQSSGEQGS, from the coding sequence ATGGTTTCAGCCTACCAATCTCCGGGTGTGTATGTTAAGGAAGTGCCGTCTGGATCAGCGCCGATCGCAGGAGTCGGAACCAGTACGGCGGGATTTATTGGGGTATTTGGCGCTGCCAGTGCGCCCGCTCCAGCGGCTCCCACAGTAACGACTCGATCGATTGGATCACGAGAACAACCGACTGCCGTTGGAACGGGAACAGGCCGGAAAAAAAGCTTTGATTTGCCGCAGTCTGAAGGCGCAGAAGTAGTGACAACTGCGGGAACGTTTGGATTTTTTGTAGGTACTACTGAACGCCAAGATGTGCAACTGACCCTGCAAGATGGGAAGGCAACCCTTACATTTACTGGAGATGCTCCGGATAACAAGGCTGAAATTACGGGCTTTTTCCAACTCAAAGAAACTGCAACTCCTGCCCCTGCTGCAACGGTAGCGACACCTGTATCTTCAACGCTTGCAACGGCGAATCAAGTTAAGCTCTGTACAAACTTTTCAGAGTTCAAAAAATTCTTTGGTGATTTCTCGAACAATGCAGGGCAGAATTTGCTGGCTCATGGGGTGTTTGGATTTTTCCGAAATGGCGGCACCAGTTGTTATGTGGTGTGGATGAATCAAGAGGGCGAGATTGACCAAGCCCTAGAACAGTTTGAAGCGATCGATGACATTGCGATCGTGGCAGCGCCAGGAATCACCAGTAGAACAGTGCTGACGAGTATTGCGGCGCACTGTGAGAGCTTGGGCGATCGAGTTGCAATTTTTGATGCACCATTAGAAGTCGAAACCAATGGCAGCCTTGATCTCGGCTTACTCAAACCGGACAATCAACAGAAAGTAATCCCGGATAACTCGGACTATGCCGCGTTGTATTTTCCTTGGATTCAAGTGTTTGACCCCGCGAGTCGTCAGACGATTTACGCGCCGCCCAGTGGTCATATAGCGGGTGTGTACGCGCGGGTAGATGCCGAACGGGGTGTGTTTAAAGCGCCCGCCAATGAAACCGTGTTAGGTGCAGTGGGGTTGAAGTATGACATCAGCCGCAGTAAGCAGGACAAGCTCAATCCACAGGGCATCAACTGCATTCGGAGTCTGAATGGTAATATCCGCATTTGGGGTGCCCGGACGCTCGGCGGCGACGGAAATACAGAATTTAAGTACATTAACATTCGTCGGCTGTTTAACTACCTGCGGGAATCGATCGATGAAGGCACGCAATGGGCAGTCTTTGAACCGAATGCACCCGATCTCTGGGCTAAGATTCGTCGCAATATCAATGCGTTTTTGTTGATTGCTTGGCAAGAAGGGGCGCTGTTTGGCAATACGCCGGAACAGGCGTTTTATGTCAAATGCGATGAGGAAACGAATCCACCAGAAATTCGCGATGCAGGTCAAGTGGTGACAGAGATTGGCGTTGCCGTGGTCAAGCCTGCGGAATTTGTGATCTTCAAGCTGAGTCAATCGAGCGGGGAGCAAGGATCGTGA
- a CDS encoding carboxypeptidase regulatory-like domain-containing protein translates to MKLQPTQHQVAIAGIVSDAETGELISGAEVKLGQVSTAFNHWLALKALPFEHVLNRDGRIQLNPTLTLVQEQDALLLVTYTALDGHYYFIDLPDGIYSLQVALPHLGTRYGTRQVENLNVTSEAAIANLSLPPTGIKGRILDSEQKPVAMAKVQIEGNAVAVFSDRNGDYGLTGLEVWRRDRASQSARPLVTVSAQGYQSATSGVWLSVGEMKSLDLTLTRK, encoded by the coding sequence ATGAAGTTGCAACCAACCCAACATCAAGTTGCGATCGCGGGCATCGTCAGTGATGCTGAAACAGGCGAGCTGATTTCAGGTGCTGAGGTCAAACTTGGGCAAGTGTCAACTGCTTTCAACCATTGGCTTGCGCTCAAAGCCTTGCCATTTGAGCATGTGCTCAACCGAGACGGGCGGATTCAACTGAATCCAACTTTGACGTTAGTGCAGGAACAGGATGCTTTGCTTCTAGTGACCTACACCGCATTGGACGGTCACTACTATTTCATCGATCTGCCCGATGGAATCTACAGTTTGCAAGTCGCTTTGCCGCATCTGGGGACTCGCTATGGCACGCGTCAAGTCGAGAATCTCAACGTGACGAGCGAAGCTGCGATCGCCAATCTCAGCTTGCCACCCACGGGAATTAAAGGACGAATCCTAGATTCGGAGCAAAAACCGGTGGCGATGGCGAAAGTGCAAATTGAGGGCAATGCTGTAGCGGTGTTTAGCGATCGCAATGGCGATTATGGATTGACTGGACTAGAAGTGTGGCGGCGCGATCGCGCTTCTCAGTCCGCTAGACCATTGGTAACGGTTTCGGCTCAAGGGTATCAGAGCGCCACGTCAGGCGTTTGGTTGAGCGTGGGCGAAATGAAATCGTTGGATCTGACTTTGACGCGCAAGTAA